The nucleotide sequence CACGTCATGCCAAGCTAGTTGAATCAATAATGGATAACTCCGAAGTCACAACAGACCTGTAATTGCCGCACTGTGACGCCCTCCACAAGAAATCGCCTTTATATACTGACCAGGAACTCTTGACGTGGTTGCTGTCCCTTGATGCAATACAAAAGATCTTTCTTTTCCAGAGCCAGGTGATTCAAGGAAAGGTATCAGATGAGGAGCTGAAACCATTTTAATCCTGGAACCCAATCCTAACTGCCCTTCGCCTCCATATCCCCAACCCCAAACCTGTCCTATATCTGAAACTTCCGCAGAAACATGACACATAAGATGCAATCATTCTCAAACAATCTTCAGGCTTCACATAACCTAAGGCTAAAAACACTAGTTGCTGCTTCATCTTGGATTTCTAAACTTCACCTGACAATGCTAGAGTATGCCGACCACCAGTAGCAACACTGGTGATCCTCACTCCAAGGCCAACACTCACAAGCGAAGGTGTTGTAGCAAAGTAGTCCTCTCCAGATGTAAGACCTTCCGTTTCATCTTTGGCGGTAGAAACCCGTCTCCGCTTCACTGGTTCCTCCCCCACCTTTCGGTTCTCATTCTGACCGCTTGATGCATTTGTACCTTGCTCAGTCAAGCCACTCTGCTGCTTCCCACCAACGTCCTTTGATGGAATGCACTCCTTCCAACCCCAAGTAAACGCTTCACCAGCCTCTATACACACCAACACACAACTCTTGAGaaaaaacattcatatataCAGTTTGTAAGaagtttatgatttgattagTAAAAATTGAGAGTTGTTCCTTGCTTTCGTAGTTTCTCGAGCATTCTAAGACTAAACAAGATCGTAGCTTCAGTTACATCAGTTACAGGTCTCTTTAATCATTTCTTAAGTTTCAATTTGAATTGACCAATACCAAATATTGCACATTAAGCATAGAACATTGTGATAACATTGTCTCCAGGTCAAAGAACAAAGGCATGAAGGGGTCCATTCACCTGTTACAACGGCACAATGTGCCCATCCTGCAGAAGCCTGTATGACAGGAGCCTCGGTAGGAAGTGGAAACGGCTCTGGAGTTTCCTTAAACAATGATATCAAAGGAAGACAAGAATGGAGTCAACTTCTAAGcaaagaagacaaaaaaaaagtaatcatCTTATTTTACCCCATGCTTTCCAGAAGCCACATAGCTCTGTCCTTCATCATCAGAAGACCCCCAAGTTATAAGCTTCCCATTCTCTACAACTCCCCAACATTAGAATACAAAACCAAACAAAGCTTCCGACTTTAACCAAAACCCTAACCTGAGATCGCCATAGCGAATCCACACCCGCCGCCGCATACGTCTTTCCATGAACCTCCGCCGTGGACAGCCGCCGGTAACCGCACGGGAACATGAGAGAGAATCGGAGACTTTTCCGGCGAGGCTCCTGGTAAGTAGCCGGACATGTAAACCACGCTCGCGTTAACTGATCCTCCGTTGTTCCCATTCATGGCAGAGACTCTTCCGATGATCAAAACCCACCAGAATATCTAAGTCTGCTTTCAGTGATCGATCTGCGTTTCACTTTCTCGACGAATCGGCGTTTTTTTTAACGTTCTTGGTTACAGAGAAGAAACTGAGAAACGG is from Brassica napus cultivar Da-Ae chromosome A4, Da-Ae, whole genome shotgun sequence and encodes:
- the LOC106445538 gene encoding ultraviolet-B receptor UVR8 isoform X1; translated protein: MNGNNGGSVNASVVYMSGYLPGASPEKSPILSHVPVRLPAAVHGGGSWKDVCGGGCGFAMAISENGKLITWGSSDDEGQSYVASGKHGETPEPFPLPTEAPVIQASAGWAHCAVVTEAGEAFTWGWKECIPSKDVGGKQQSGLTEQGTNASSGQNENRKVGEEPVKRRRVSTAKDETEGLTSGEDYFATTPSLVSVGLGVRITSVATGGRHTLALSDIGQVWGWGYGGEGQLGLGSRIKMVSAPHLIPFLESPGSGKERSFVLHQGTATTSRVPGQYIKAISCGGRHSAAITVADSGGLITFGWGLYGQCGHGNTNDQLRPMAVSEVQNVKMESVATGLWHTICISSDGKVFAFGGNQFGQLGTGTDHAETIPRLLDGQNMENKHAIAVSCGARHSAVLTDDGQLLCWGWNKYGQLGLGDTIDRNIPTQVELDGCRLRKVACGWWHTLLLADSPT
- the LOC106445538 gene encoding ultraviolet-B receptor UVR8 isoform X2, producing the protein MNGNNGGSVNASVVYMSGYLPGASPEKSPILSHVPVRLPAAVHGGGSWKDVCGGGCGFAMAISENGKLITWGSSDDEGQSYVASGKHGETPEPFPLPTEAPVIQASAGWAHCAVVTEAGEAFTWGWKECIPSKDVGGKQQSGLTEQGTNASSGQNENRKVGEEPVKRRRVSTAKDETEGLTSGEDYFATTPSLVSVGLGVRITSVATGGRHTLALSDIGQVWGWGYGGEGQLGLGSRIKMVSAPHLIPFLESPGSGKERSFVLHQGTATTSRVPGQYIKAISCGGRHSAAITDSGGLITFGWGLYGQCGHGNTNDQLRPMAVSEVQNVKMESVATGLWHTICISSDGKVFAFGGNQFGQLGTGTDHAETIPRLLDGQNMENKHAIAVSCGARHSAVLTDDGQLLCWGWNKYGQLGLGDTIDRNIPTQVELDGCRLRKVACGWWHTLLLADSPT